A genomic stretch from Hugenholtzia roseola DSM 9546 includes:
- a CDS encoding RNA polymerase sigma factor, whose product MTALEFGYALHTIAHSLKPFALKLTKDAEDANDLLQETVLKAFINRDKFSEGTNLKAWLYTIMKNTFITNYQRILRRNTFIDTTENLHYLNSSDQIAQNGAYSTFALQDIHRAIERLDEAYSKPFLMHFRGFKYHEIAERLNIPIGTVKNRIHIARKELKEQLQMYVH is encoded by the coding sequence ATGACTGCATTAGAATTTGGATACGCACTGCACACCATAGCGCATAGCTTAAAGCCTTTTGCACTCAAACTCACCAAAGATGCAGAAGACGCAAACGATTTGCTACAAGAAACAGTATTAAAGGCTTTCATCAATCGCGACAAATTTTCGGAAGGGACAAATTTGAAGGCGTGGCTCTATACGATTATGAAAAATACGTTCATTACCAACTATCAGCGTATCTTGCGTAGAAACACGTTCATAGACACGACGGAAAACCTACACTACCTCAATTCGAGCGACCAAATCGCTCAAAATGGCGCGTATTCTACCTTCGCCCTACAAGACATCCACAGAGCCATCGAGCGTCTTGATGAAGCCTATAGCAAACCCTTTCTAATGCACTTTCGCGGTTTCAAATATCACGAAATTGCGGAGCGGCTCAATATTCCTATCGGGACGGTGAAAAATCGTATTCATATCGCACGCAAAGAACTCAAAGAGCAGCTACAAATGTATGTGCATTAA
- a CDS encoding phytoene/squalene synthase family protein: MSSLDLYNLTTLKCSRLITQHYSTSFTLGIQTLHKDLHYPIYAIYGFVRYADEIVDTFHNYPKATLLARFKEDTYRAIEEGISTNPVLHAFQLVVRQYSIENELIEAFLHSMEMDLHKQDYNENKYAEYIYGSAEVVGLMCLRVFCQNDDNLYQTLKEPARSLGAAFQKVNFLRDMKSDYEDRGRIYFPHLKLKNFDADSKRQIEADIQKDFDDAYKGIIRLPKKARLGVYLAYVYYVKLFHKIKQSSTHQLLQERIRVPNRYKMVLLAKSYVKHQLNYM; encoded by the coding sequence ATGAGTAGTTTAGACCTTTACAACCTGACCACGCTCAAATGCAGCCGTCTGATAACGCAACATTATAGCACCTCTTTTACTTTGGGGATTCAGACCTTGCACAAGGATTTGCACTATCCCATCTACGCCATTTACGGCTTTGTGCGCTACGCCGACGAAATTGTCGATACTTTTCACAACTATCCGAAGGCTACCCTGTTGGCGCGTTTTAAAGAAGACACCTATCGTGCCATCGAAGAAGGCATCAGCACAAACCCTGTCCTGCATGCGTTTCAGTTGGTAGTTAGGCAGTATAGCATAGAAAACGAACTGATAGAGGCTTTTTTGCATAGCATGGAAATGGATTTGCACAAGCAAGATTACAACGAAAACAAGTATGCCGAATACATTTACGGCTCGGCAGAGGTAGTGGGGCTAATGTGCTTGCGTGTTTTTTGCCAGAACGACGACAATTTGTATCAAACGCTCAAAGAGCCTGCACGAAGTTTGGGCGCAGCCTTTCAAAAGGTCAATTTTTTACGCGACATGAAAAGCGACTACGAAGACCGCGGCAGAATCTATTTCCCGCACCTCAAACTCAAAAATTTTGATGCCGACTCGAAACGACAGATAGAAGCCGACATCCAAAAAGATTTTGATGATGCCTACAAGGGTATCATTCGCTTGCCCAAAAAAGCGCGTTTGGGCGTTTATTTGGCGTATGTTTATTACGTCAAACTTTTTCATAAAATCAAGCAAAGCTCTACCCACCAACTTTTGCAAGAGCGGATTCGCGTTCCCAATCGCTATAAAATGGTGCTTTTGGCGAAAAGTTATGTCAAGCACCAGCTCAATTATATGTAG
- a CDS encoding dipeptidyl peptidase 3, translated as MMDKIRQKSRYNTFLYPLLVSGLMTFGTALSSCQQSDNKQNTTQTQTDSITTEAIPDFVREPYTPEQFADLRILQYEVEGFDKLSLNEKKLVYYLVQAGLCGRDMIYDQNYKHNLRIRKVLEAIVKTYSGDKNSEDWNKFMVYAKRVWFSNGIHHHYAEKKILPDFSKEYFADLLKNSDSAKLPLSEGQDVAGLIEMLTPIVFDPKIDGKRVNKADGVDLVATSATNFYSTDLTQKEVESFYKNFIDPKDTRPISHGLNSLLLKGTPPAGVLVGYEKDGIYELPYAIGTADKKGKYAEALSKMVEWLKKAAEVAENQEQKRVIELLIEYYQTGDLKKFDEYSIAWTGVANTTVDFINGFIEVYGDPLGYKASYESVIYIENKEASARMKVISENAQFFEDNSPILPEHKKKEVKGVSYRVITVVGEAGDAAPSTPIGINLPNANWIRKEHGSKSVSLMNIEEAYEKAAGEGTTNEFYLDEAVKSRLKAHGGLSSKMHTALHEVIGHASGQIEDGVGTPKETLKNYASTLEEARADLVALYYILDPKMVELNLVPSDEVGKAEYDSYIMNGLMLQLRRLELGEHLEEDHMRNRQLVAAWVYEKGKADKVIEKKVVEGKTYFVVNDYAKLRVLFGDLLREIQRVISKGDFAAAKKLVETYGVKVDKTLHKEVLDRYAAFNIAPYSGFIQPTLVPFEKEGQIIDIKIKYETSFADQMLEYGEKYGFLPFE; from the coding sequence ATGATGGACAAAATCAGGCAGAAAAGCAGGTACAACACTTTTCTCTACCCCCTTTTAGTTTCAGGTCTGATGACCTTCGGCACAGCACTCTCTTCCTGCCAACAGTCAGACAACAAACAAAACACTACCCAAACTCAAACCGATAGCATCACCACAGAGGCTATCCCTGACTTTGTGCGCGAACCCTACACACCCGAACAGTTTGCCGACCTGCGCATTTTGCAGTACGAGGTAGAGGGCTTCGATAAACTCTCTTTGAACGAAAAAAAATTGGTCTATTATCTGGTGCAGGCAGGGCTTTGCGGCAGAGATATGATTTATGACCAAAACTATAAACACAACCTTCGCATCAGAAAAGTATTAGAAGCCATTGTCAAGACTTATAGTGGCGACAAAAATAGTGAAGATTGGAATAAGTTTATGGTCTATGCCAAGCGCGTGTGGTTTTCGAATGGGATTCACCACCACTACGCCGAAAAGAAAATTCTACCTGATTTTTCAAAAGAATATTTCGCCGATTTGCTCAAAAATAGCGATTCTGCCAAATTGCCGCTTTCCGAAGGGCAAGATGTAGCAGGGCTTATCGAGATGCTCACGCCTATTGTTTTCGACCCTAAAATCGATGGCAAGCGCGTCAATAAAGCCGACGGTGTGGATTTAGTTGCAACTTCGGCTACTAATTTTTATAGCACCGACCTGACCCAAAAAGAGGTAGAAAGTTTCTACAAAAACTTTATAGACCCCAAAGATACGCGCCCTATTTCGCATGGGCTTAATTCGCTTTTGCTCAAAGGCACGCCGCCCGCAGGAGTCTTGGTTGGTTATGAAAAAGATGGCATTTATGAATTGCCTTACGCGATTGGAACGGCAGACAAAAAAGGCAAATATGCGGAGGCTCTTTCTAAAATGGTAGAATGGCTCAAAAAAGCCGCAGAAGTGGCTGAAAATCAGGAACAAAAGCGTGTCATCGAGCTTTTGATAGAATACTACCAAACGGGCGATTTGAAAAAATTTGACGAATACAGTATCGCTTGGACGGGTGTGGCAAACACAACGGTAGATTTTATCAACGGCTTTATTGAAGTCTATGGCGACCCCTTGGGCTACAAAGCAAGCTATGAATCAGTCATTTATATCGAAAATAAGGAGGCTTCGGCACGCATGAAAGTAATTTCGGAAAATGCACAGTTTTTCGAAGACAATTCGCCTATTTTGCCCGAACACAAGAAAAAAGAGGTCAAGGGGGTTTCTTATCGCGTCATTACCGTTGTGGGTGAGGCAGGCGATGCCGCTCCTTCTACGCCCATTGGTATCAATTTGCCTAACGCCAACTGGATTAGAAAAGAGCATGGCTCTAAGTCCGTTTCGCTCATGAACATCGAGGAGGCTTACGAAAAAGCCGCAGGCGAAGGCACTACGAACGAATTTTACCTCGACGAGGCAGTAAAAAGCCGCTTGAAGGCACATGGGGGGCTTTCGAGCAAGATGCACACCGCCCTGCACGAGGTTATCGGACACGCTTCGGGGCAAATTGAAGACGGCGTAGGCACTCCCAAAGAAACGCTCAAAAACTATGCTTCTACCTTAGAAGAGGCGCGTGCCGATTTGGTCGCCCTTTATTACATCTTAGACCCCAAAATGGTAGAGCTAAATCTTGTCCCTTCCGACGAAGTAGGCAAAGCCGAGTACGATTCTTACATCATGAACGGGCTAATGTTACAACTTCGCCGCTTAGAATTGGGCGAACATTTAGAAGAAGACCACATGCGCAATCGCCAATTAGTTGCCGCTTGGGTCTATGAAAAAGGCAAAGCCGATAAGGTCATTGAAAAGAAAGTAGTAGAAGGCAAAACCTACTTTGTGGTAAATGACTATGCCAAGTTGCGCGTCCTTTTTGGCGATTTATTGCGTGAAATTCAGCGCGTTATCTCCAAAGGCGATTTTGCGGCGGCTAAAAAGTTGGTAGAAACCTACGGCGTAAAAGTGGATAAGACCCTACACAAAGAAGTCTTAGACCGTTATGCAGCCTTCAACATTGCGCCTTATTCGGGCTTTATTCAGCCTACCTTAGTGCCTTTTGAAAAAGAGGGTCAAATCATCGACATCAAAATCAAATATGAAACTTCTTTTGCCGACCAAATGCTGGAATATGGCGAAAAATACGGTTTCCTGCCTTTTGAATAA
- a CDS encoding KGGVGR-motif variant AAA ATPase yields the protein MNLRTIGKKIITFYSYKGGVGRTQLLSNVAAFLCFQRHKRVLLIDWDLEAPGLHFYLGIEKSQIVKGTIDLFDDYVKLIRRSEKPLSQDEMPYFDASYIVPTHYRSEEGGRVDMISAGKQDENFTKKVNDFAWQHFYQNLDGAAYIEFLKTSLKELDYDYIFIDSRTGINDYSGICNIQFPDINVIIAAPNYQNLNGSLDICKKISESPYLDLELEGQPLRKPYIFPILSRLDLSEDTHSSEWILRFSREFHPYIQKTLALEGLQKSSKDFVDDTNIYYVKELSYKETIVFQQTENEQDFSGIKEQFRELSKYLLSEQRNAQKANAEQQFQQQQKVEFKPQNEAEAYLNMGNSFAFLGKYEEAKAQYLRAIEIDANNHQAFSNLGLAYLNLQDPKTAISYLQKAVEIKSDNYQTWNNLGNAYYALMQYEQARLCFERAVENQPYYHQGFYNLACLYSLEKNKSQTLFYLEKALAIEPETYRLRAKEEKDLEWLWQDSDFLKLVE from the coding sequence ATGAACCTTCGAACTATCGGAAAAAAAATCATTACTTTTTACTCGTACAAAGGCGGCGTAGGGCGCACGCAGCTACTATCCAACGTGGCAGCGTTTCTCTGTTTCCAACGCCATAAGCGCGTCTTGCTCATTGATTGGGACTTGGAAGCACCGGGATTGCACTTTTATTTGGGCATAGAAAAATCGCAAATTGTAAAAGGAACGATTGACCTTTTTGATGATTATGTAAAACTTATCCGCCGTTCTGAAAAGCCACTATCCCAAGATGAAATGCCGTATTTTGACGCTTCTTATATCGTGCCTACCCATTATCGCAGCGAAGAAGGGGGCAGAGTGGATATGATTTCGGCAGGAAAACAAGATGAAAATTTCACAAAAAAAGTAAATGATTTTGCTTGGCAACATTTCTACCAAAATTTAGATGGTGCAGCTTATATAGAATTTCTTAAAACAAGTTTAAAAGAATTAGACTATGACTATATTTTTATAGACAGCAGAACGGGTATCAACGATTATTCAGGAATTTGTAATATCCAATTTCCTGACATCAATGTCATCATTGCAGCTCCCAACTACCAAAACTTGAATGGTTCGCTCGATATTTGTAAAAAAATTAGTGAGTCGCCTTATTTAGATTTAGAACTCGAAGGGCAGCCTTTGCGCAAACCCTACATTTTTCCTATCCTTTCGCGCCTCGATTTGAGTGAAGATACCCATTCAAGCGAATGGATTTTGCGATTTAGCCGCGAATTTCACCCCTATATCCAAAAGACCTTAGCCTTAGAAGGGCTGCAAAAAAGTTCAAAAGATTTTGTAGATGACACAAATATTTATTACGTAAAAGAACTTTCTTACAAAGAAACTATCGTTTTCCAACAAACCGAAAATGAGCAGGACTTTTCGGGCATCAAGGAGCAGTTTCGTGAGTTAAGTAAATATCTTTTGTCGGAACAAAGAAACGCACAGAAAGCAAATGCAGAGCAGCAGTTTCAACAGCAACAAAAAGTAGAATTTAAGCCCCAAAATGAAGCCGAAGCCTATCTGAACATGGGCAATTCATTTGCTTTTTTGGGAAAATACGAAGAAGCGAAAGCGCAATATTTGAGGGCGATTGAGATAGATGCGAATAACCATCAAGCATTTAGCAATTTAGGGCTTGCCTATCTAAACTTACAAGACCCTAAGACTGCCATTTCTTATTTGCAAAAAGCAGTAGAGATTAAATCTGATAACTATCAGACGTGGAATAATTTGGGAAACGCTTATTACGCGCTTATGCAATACGAGCAGGCGCGTCTTTGTTTTGAAAGAGCCGTTGAAAATCAGCCTTACTATCATCAGGGGTTTTATAATTTAGCCTGCCTTTATAGCCTTGAAAAAAATAAATCTCAAACGCTTTTTTATTTGGAAAAAGCTCTTGCTATCGAGCCTGAAACATATCGTTTGAGGGCGAAAGAAGAAAAAGATTTGGAATGGCTTTGGCAGGATAGCGATTTTTTAAAGTTGGTGGAATAG
- the metK gene encoding methionine adenosyltransferase translates to MAYLFTSESVSEGHPDKVADQISDAVLDAMLAQDPKSRVACETLVTTGLAVVAGEVTTKAYVEVADIARETIKRIGYTSDEYRFDAESCGVVVTLHSQSPDIAQGVDRAEGQEQGAGDQGMMFGYATAETPEYMPMALAFSHRLLKELAKIRKEEKHLMPYLRPDAKAQVTIEYNEQNQPTRVHTIVVSTQHDDFDTEAAMQAKIAQDIKAILIPRVIPAHLLDAHTIYHINPTGKFVIGGPHGDAGLTGRKIIVDTYGGKGAHGGGAFSGKDSSKVDRSAAYATRHIAKNMVAAGLADEVLVQVAYAIGVAKPVSLNVNTYGTAKVALSDGEIAEKINGLFDMRPAAIIERLGLTNPIFSPTAAYGHMGRESYKDKVTVSYIEKKQEGNALIETRRTEEKEVEFFTWEKLDYVDKIKAAFGL, encoded by the coding sequence ATGGCTTATCTTTTCACCTCAGAGTCCGTTTCGGAAGGACATCCCGATAAAGTAGCAGACCAAATTTCCGATGCCGTTTTAGATGCGATGTTGGCGCAAGACCCTAAATCGCGCGTGGCTTGTGAAACCTTAGTAACAACAGGTTTGGCAGTAGTAGCAGGCGAGGTTACGACGAAGGCTTATGTAGAAGTAGCCGACATTGCACGTGAAACCATTAAGCGCATAGGCTATACCAGCGACGAGTATCGCTTTGATGCCGAATCTTGTGGCGTAGTCGTAACGTTGCATAGCCAATCCCCTGATATTGCACAAGGCGTGGATAGAGCCGAAGGGCAGGAGCAAGGCGCAGGCGACCAAGGCATGATGTTTGGTTATGCTACTGCGGAAACGCCTGAATATATGCCCATGGCATTGGCTTTTTCGCATCGCCTTTTGAAAGAATTGGCAAAAATTAGAAAGGAAGAAAAGCACTTGATGCCCTATTTGCGCCCCGACGCTAAGGCACAGGTTACGATAGAATACAACGAGCAGAATCAGCCCACGCGCGTTCATACCATTGTCGTTTCTACCCAGCATGATGACTTTGATACCGAAGCCGCTATGCAGGCAAAAATTGCACAAGACATCAAAGCTATCCTGATTCCACGTGTAATTCCTGCCCACCTTTTAGATGCGCATACGATTTATCATATCAATCCTACGGGTAAATTTGTTATCGGAGGACCTCATGGCGATGCAGGACTAACAGGACGCAAGATTATCGTTGATACCTACGGAGGAAAGGGTGCGCATGGGGGCGGAGCTTTTTCAGGCAAAGATTCCTCGAAAGTAGATAGAAGTGCCGCTTATGCGACGCGCCATATTGCAAAAAATATGGTAGCGGCAGGTTTGGCAGACGAGGTTTTGGTGCAGGTTGCCTATGCGATTGGGGTAGCCAAGCCTGTTTCGCTCAACGTCAATACCTACGGCACTGCCAAAGTAGCCCTTTCTGATGGTGAAATTGCCGAAAAAATAAATGGACTTTTCGATATGCGCCCTGCCGCTATCATCGAGCGTCTGGGACTTACCAACCCTATCTTTTCGCCCACAGCCGCCTACGGACACATGGGGCGCGAAAGCTACAAAGACAAGGTTACGGTTTCTTACATCGAAAAGAAACAAGAAGGCAACGCGCTTATCGAAACGCGCCGCACAGAAGAAAAAGAAGTCGAGTTTTTCACTTGGGAAAAATTAGACTATGTGGATAAAATCAAAGCGGCTTTTGGTCTGTAA
- a CDS encoding Uma2 family endonuclease, with product MKYITDINDLDLNGTYTYADYLTWRFEQSVELIKGKIFKMSPAPSVKHQRVSGKLYGNLFVFLKHSACDLFSAPFDVRLLDRKKSLKANKDFYTVVQPDICIICDKSKLDERGCVGAPDLIIEILSPGNSKKEMRTKYALYEESGVKEYWVVFPSEHVLQQYVLNENEKYELKSSFVEDEIFNAHIFP from the coding sequence ATGAAATACATCACCGACATCAACGATTTAGACCTAAATGGCACTTACACTTACGCCGATTATCTTACATGGCGTTTCGAGCAAAGCGTCGAGCTTATCAAAGGGAAGATTTTTAAAATGTCGCCTGCGCCGAGTGTAAAACATCAGAGAGTATCAGGTAAATTATACGGTAATTTATTTGTTTTTTTGAAACATAGCGCTTGCGACCTCTTTTCTGCCCCTTTTGATGTGCGTCTTTTGGATAGGAAAAAATCTTTGAAGGCAAACAAGGACTTTTATACCGTAGTGCAGCCAGATATTTGTATAATTTGCGATAAAAGTAAATTAGATGAGCGCGGCTGCGTTGGTGCGCCCGATTTGATTATCGAAATCCTTTCGCCCGGCAATTCGAAAAAAGAAATGCGAACCAAATACGCCCTTTATGAAGAAAGTGGCGTAAAAGAATATTGGGTAGTGTTTCCTTCTGAACACGTTTTGCAGCAGTATGTTTTGAATGAAAACGAAAAATATGAGCTAAAAAGTAGTTTTGTAGAAGACGAAATTTTCAACGCCCACATTTTTCCCGA